The following DNA comes from Vigna radiata var. radiata cultivar VC1973A chromosome 4, Vradiata_ver6, whole genome shotgun sequence.
tatatttattttttttcttttaaatacttCATAAAATCTACTGGCAAtggataaattattttctatcatGTGAAGATTAAGTGTTATTTAAAGTttgtttaagttatatttaGACTTAAACGATTAAGTTAGATTTTgtttagaatataaattttaaattagacatcttattatttattttattttgattttgaaaatttatgtacttaaattataaaatttgaaatatatattttattatacaaattttattgtattttggattttaatttcatgattgaacaaataaaaactaaaaaaaagtaacaaatttaattcgtcaaaaatttaagtttgtcGAATTTAAATATGTCATAAAACATgcttaaaaatctaaaataacatatatgttTTGCTTTCTAATCCAAGCTTGGTTTATGATGTAGTAGTTTTGCTTGGTTCGGATGATTGAGAATGAATGCAGACAAAGCTTTGGTTGGGATGTTGCCATTAATCTGCTCAAGTGTTATCGATTTGGTTGGAATGCAGACAGAATTGGTATTCCTATTATCAGTTTCTTGAATTACCTTTTTTAATCGTTTTCATATCATTCATGAATGTGATATGAAAGAAAGTGTCAGTATCATAAAATAGGACAGACCAATAAGACAGCTGTTGTCCTTATTCATGAatgtattattttctaattaaatttaaaatttaaatttaataatatatactaatattttataaatttatttatattataaattattttgtctacaaaatatatatatatatatatatatatatatataaattaactaattttattattaactaagaaaagatcaattaaattttaaatggttgaaacttttaaataagatataagTATAAATTTTGACACTTTAAAATTCATCCATCATTATCTATCATCATATGCCTTGTCCTTATTTTCAAATTAGAGTGGCAGGAGACCTGTGCATACGCACAGttgttttattgttaaaagaagtcGACAAAGacaattatatcatatatatatatatatatatatatatatatatatatatatatatatatatatatatatatatatatatatatataaggtttgTTAATTTAGTAAAAGAATTTTTGTGTTAGtatattttagcaaagtgtaccaagttttaggttacaaaaatgtttctgttaaaaagaaaactaattttaaatttaagggtattttaataattttaaaatttaatttaaaataaaaaaaataaaaagtagttattaaaaatcctgattggtttccgagagaagttattagcttttttatatattttttaaaagatagttattttttaaaataaaaaataaaataaaaagtagttgtttttttaactcaGACGAGTTTTATAAACTCAGACGGATTTTATAAACCTAGACAGATTATATAAACTCAGACAagttctataaaccctaaactctaaatcttaaatcattatattttttaaaagtagttgttttctaaaataaaaaataaaataaaaagtaattgttttttaaaattaaaaataaaataaaagctaataacttcttCTAATCaggtttttaataattatttattatttttttgttttaaattaaattttaaaattattaaaatatactttgatttaaagttgattttcttttttaactaggaacatttttgtaacctaaaatttgatattaactGAAAAACTCTTTTCACGTAAATTaacaaaccatatatatatataaaatttatatttgccatgcatttattttattttattttttatcatatcatataatttataaagacATTACTTTTACTCACTTTTAAGTGTATATTAAGATTTGATATAccttatcattataaaaattcataactgtctagattttttttatggcggttttaatttttgaaaagtcTGTCATCGGCAtttagaaaaatcataggaaaaaTTGTATCGTTAAAGGTGATTTTTCGAGAAACTGCTGGTACTAGTgaggattttgaaaaaattgtcgGTATTGCTGGAACTAATCAGAATTTCGCTAAAACTGTCGGAATTAAGTGGAGTTTTTCAAAACCGCTATTATTTATAGGAGTTTATCTAATTGGGGTTCTAAAATTGTCAAAatgtatacaaattttattttatttttgattataataaaatgggattatgataaaattagttttattaactATTCAgacaatgaaataatattaactaaaactgaatattatataaaacaaactacattatttaacatattaatatgattatataactaattatccatatattaaaaaaaaaaatttcaattctaaattaaaatactaaaaatatgactaagatgtttattacattaataaaaagaaacaatgtttaattttgttcttctttattatattctttattgtttGGCATGCTCGATTGATCAGATacctataatataatataatagttaattggtaatatatttaataaaaagaatcataAAAAAACCTTAAGTATTTAAGTATGTCATAAATATtatgagaaatgaaaaattgaatcaacaatttctttctttttttgcaATGTCCTTGGATCCTTATGTAAGTAAGCGTTTGTTTTGTTCTACTGTGCTTATTTTTTAGGACAATCTCATAACATTgtgataaaaaatgttattaaatcataacataattttatgaaaagaaataggttttatctttattcttttatcaagttgataattaataaaagaagtcTAGTCCATCTATGATTAAGTATTTTCAAGACGTAATTAATATGAATATCGACGTATGAGCATAATAATacacaacaaaaagaaatacaagTAATTTACAAGAGCTTTTTTAAAAAACGAGAACAAAGTCGACAGTTTTTGTCTTACCTTTTGAGAATTTTTTAGTCGAAGAGTCTCCAAATCTTGTAACAGTCTAGTGAGGCTCCCTGATACACAagaagtgaataaaaaaaaaatgttgttataCAATTGATTGTGAATTTTTAgatcatcaaaataaattagaatatatacaataatacacttactaaaaaaatgaaattgatctCCCAACATAAGTTATTACAGGATGTGAAATGTGATCATGCATAATTGAATGTAGAATGGTACTATTCCATATTCCAGATTCGTGTGAACATGGTTGGTTGATGTTGGAAGACTAAATACTACTGTTCCACCTATAATTGTGTCGCAACATAATTGTCCACATTCCCATTTGTAGACTTGTCCACCTTGTTACTTAATATTATGGtaattttttcctattttatccataaaatttaacataatttaaaataaatacgtTTTACAATTTGAAGATAAACTCgtgtttgaaaaaataaatattggtGTGTAATGGATAAGAATcataaatttcaagaaaaaagaataaaaaatgtaatatgaTACGTAAACCAAAGTATTGAATATTTTTccaattaaatgaaaatgaaaatgaaaaatgtatcattACTTAACAAAGTACATAACCGACACAAGTTGACATAATTGCATTTCAATTCCTTTAATAGAAAATGTAATGATATCAAAAAGATGTATGACGGAGACAATATGATATTCTTGTTGGAGAGTGGATACAAAGTCTCATGTCGAGTAAAAGAAGGATTATTTGAAGTggtatcaaaaataaaattgtgaagaCTTTGTCTAAAgtggacaatatcttaccatgtATGAAGatgtgaattatatttttttacgtCTTTTCACTAGTGTCatgatatattaattaaatttgtcatttactaaaatatcattaattaagttttaaaatggATGAGactttttaaataacatatcaatatgaattttaacactctaaaattcatcaataaattatatcaaatttataatcaaaatcaCTCCTCacgaaatataaataaagaaaaaatgtcatCAACCTTGTTTAACtcttaaatacataaaaaaagtacaaattaTTCGTAAAATGTTCTTTTAACTCTTAGCCATAGCAAATCTTTCTAATTATCACTCACGTTAAGATTATTCTTTGAGGTGCATGCAGACATTTTtaagaattcaaaaaaaatgaaggaattCTGATTTCCAAAGTAACCTGCGGGTTTCATTTTAGTTTAACTGCTTCTCCTTATCACTATCAATATCACTATCAAGTATTTTCTTTCTGATTTAAAGTGAAtgatttaaaaagatatattaaatattctcttttaaaaaaatatttttccttgtataatgaaattattgaaatacTATTCTTacgattatttattatttttaacgttATTGAACTAGACTTTAGGATTTATGTTTTCACATAATATCTTTAGgatttatgtttttctcttaATATCTTTGCTTTAACCATTTAATTCTTGAAACCATTAATACACGAACAAAGTAATGAACAAGTGGCCTACTGATactgttaataaaatttgaatgaaatattaaaaaaaaactattatagtcatcatcaattatttcttCTAATAACGAATTaaggtttataaaaaaaattattagctTCTATTTCAGTTCAAAGTGAATTTTGAATACAGTTGAATGTCTCCAAACTGTTTATATGAAATTTGTTGTCATGTGAGTATGAACATACTCTCAGTTTAATTATACATATGCTTTGATGTGTATGATGTATGAAGAACAATTAACCAAACGAAAATatgaaaaacctaaaataaaactaaGCTTGAAAGTGAGTTTGGGGTTGAAACGAATTGAAATAAACATCTCAAAACGTCTATTCAAAGAGCTTAAGAGCATTTGTACACAAAATCAATTGGTCAAAACGAAAGAAAATCATACCTCAGCATCAAagtaaactaaaagaaaaaatgtaagaaaagttgaagatgatggCCGCAAAAATGGAGGAACAGAGAGCAGCGACGCAGCACCACGCACAAAAAAGTTTCTGTTTGAAAATGTCTTTATTTGTGAAATTTAACCCTAAATACATGTTATTACCTCGGTTATTTTTTTAACCGAGGTAATAAAGGTCTATGGCCTATGTTCTATAAAGAACCACTGCTTAAACCTtctgaaaaaactaaaaaaaaatgcagtTATTTTATGCCTCGGTTCTCTAAACAACCGAGGTAATAGACGTTTgcgataattaaaaaaaatcactgcTCCAGTTTTACGCATTAATTCTTTTTGAACTGAGCCATATACTTctatgataattataaaaatgttaccACACTATTTTTTCTTCGATTACAACTAATCGATGTCAAATGtgcttgttaatttttttttttaatactgcAGTTCACACATCAAATTGAAGTACAAAAGTATTCTTTCACCAATTCTCTACTACTTAGCATTGTTACATATATAAAGAAAAGGCATGCATTGGTGAGCATCACATATTTGATACTTAAGATAGTGGAAGCTTAAGAGTGAAAACAGCAGGGCAAGTAAGGAGCCTTCCATGTTCCTTGTCTACCACACAAGCTCGTTCATGATGCCAACATACACCAAACACCATTTAGAACTCCACCTAATTTCAACCCCACTCCTATTTAATGCTGGCCTGACTTTCATTAATGCacataattgtaattttgtgaTAATTGCATgacaaactaagaaaaaaaaaaaacgtgaatGTTAGATGCAATTGAAGGGAGTGTAAGGCTTCCAAAATGGGTGGCCTACATCAATTTGAATATGTAtgctttaatatatatatatatatatatatatatatatatatatatatatatattatgataaaaaaaaaaagtaaagtttatcgtatttaatatttaatgaatgtAAGATTTAAACttctattttaatcttttatcaaTTCTGTGTTACTTAGGGTTGCTAAATATATTGAGGGAAGGCACGCATTGGTGAGCATCACATATTTGATACTAAAGATAGTAGAAGCTTAAGAGTGAAAACAGCATGGAAAGTAACGTATGGGGACTTCCCTGTTCTTTGTCTAGCACACAAGCTCCTTCTATATCTTCAACCAAGCTCCTTCGTGATGCCAACAAACACCATACCCCATTTAGAACTCCACCTACTTTCAACCCTACTTCTTTTACTCACCAATTTATCCACTCCCTGCCAAacaatctttctgtaatctttcttttccttcattttctttgctCTCAATATTATTTCTGGAATTATTGTTTTTCACTGttagtgttttttgttttcttctgtcATGCATGCTAAATGAAGAGAGAAACTCTGCAAGAAAGAGCAGCAGAGTTGGAGGAGAAAGTACGACTTATGATGAATGGAACAGACATGAAACCACTAAGCTTACTTGAACTGATTGATGACATTGAACGCTTGGGACTGTTCTTCAGGTTCCAGGATTGGATAAACAAAGCCCTTCTCAGACTTGTTTCAATTGAAAACTTCAAACACCGAACCACAAAAAGTCTTCATGAAACAGCTCTTGTTTTTCGAATTCTCAGACGACATGGCTTTCATGTCTCCCAAGGTACACGATTTCAACCTTAATCAGGGAATCCCTTTTCTTGTCCGCTgcaaataaacataacaatccATGACACTTTCAAAGtagaataaaacttaaattctaatatatgataaacataaattttgatACGTGGTTCTTTCATGATTTAAActcaatttaatgaaatatgtcacattaaatcatttttaaaaaataaaataaaaaaacttaaatatagaaataaaattactaattaatgattaaaatatcactttaaatagataaaattataaagcaacatatttatgatttttcttactgattttaagtcaaaattttattaggagagatttcaagaaaataaacacTACATTTGattcaaaactttattatagTAAAGTTATGAATGTTTCTACTTAAAGTATCGTTCatcttattaattttaactgaGTAACTTTCATCTTATCTTTAACTCTTAGCCATAGCAAATCTTTCTAATTATCACTCACGTTAAGATTATTCTTTGATGTGCATGCAGACATTTTTATGAGTTtcaaagatgaagaaggaaaattCAAGGCTGAAATTAGCAACGATGTAGAAGGAATGTTAAGTTTGTACGAAGCATCATACTTAACCTTGGAAGGAGAAAGTCTTTGGGAGGCAAATGAATTTTCAAGAACCCATCTGATGAGTTTAATGGAAGAAAGATCAATGGATGCGAAAATGGCAGAAAAAGTTAGGCATGTATTGGAGGGGCTTCCCTATCATAAAAGTTGTTGTAGACTAGTGGCACAACACTATATTAACACATACGATAAGGCAGAACCGCATAATCTCTTACTCTTAGAACTTGCAAAGGTGGAATTCAACATGGAGCAGTCATCATATCAAAACGAGTTAAAAGAACTATCAAGGTAAAGAGAAATAGACAAGNaaaaagaaaaattatacatttgttAAAAGAAACTATGTGCATAAAATATCATACCTAATAGAAAAAGAGTTTTACTTTTAAGATAATTActagaattttcttttcttctgaaaaataagttataacggtttttaaaaataaaaataaccattTTAATGAGTAGGAGTAACCAAagcatgtttttttataaagaataaaatttagttGCATTCCTTTTGTTGCTTTTAGAATTCATGGAGTTTCATCTTGCTgactatatattaaaatttgatgtaCTTTTTGTGTataatattgaagaaattttcttttataattaaacaaaatcaaagtaaTCGTTatccaaatataattattttaataattaatgttaagtATCTAAAAGACtactttgaaaaaagaaaaactaaaaaattacaaagaattCAAATAACACTCTCAGTTTATTTTTCTAGTGCAATTATTGTCTAAGGTTATATTTGTGTCTTTTAATGTGTTGTTACTTAGGTGGTGGTGGGATATTGGCCTCTCAGGAAAATTAAAGTTTGGTCGAGACAGATTAGTAGAAATATTTATTTGGGCGGTAGCAATTTATCCTGAACCTCAATATGCTATCTGTCGCAAAGTAATGAGTAAGATAGGAATATTAATCACATTCTTGGATGATATATATGACATCTACGGTACTTTAGATGAATTGGAGCTCTTCACAAATGTCTTTGAAAGGTTTGTTTAACTAATCTCAAATGGAGTTCATTTTACATTGctcttataataaattaaaaaatgtcttatttaatattttaatgcatGTGCATGGACACAAGCTGGAACGTCAATTTCATAAACACTCTTCCAGACTACATGGTATTGTGTTTCCTAGCCATCTATAACACTGTTAATGGGTTGGCTTATGACATCTTTAAAGAACGAGGCATAAATTGTCTTCCTTATCTCACAAAATCTGTATGTAACCCAACACAACTCTTA
Coding sequences within:
- the LOC106758670 gene encoding isoprene synthase, chloroplastic isoform X2 → MESNVWGLPCSLSSTQAPSISSTKLLRDANKHHTPFRTPPTFNPTSFTHQFIHSLPNNLSRETLQERAAELEEKVRLMMNGTDMKPLSLLELIDDIERLGLFFRFQDWINKALLRLVSIENFKHRTTKSLHETALVFRILRRHGFHVSQDIFMSFKDEEGKFKAEISNDVEGMLSLYEASYLTLEGESLWEANEFSRTHLMSLMEERSMDAKMAEKVRHVLEGLPYHKSCCRLVAQHYINTYDKAEPHNLLLLELAKVEFNMEQSSYQNELKELSRWWWDIGLSGKLKFGRDRLVEIFIWAVAIYPEPQYAICRKVMSKIGILITFLDDIYDIYGTLDELELFTNVFESWNVNFINTLPDYMVLCFLAIYNTVNGLAYDIFKERGINCLPYLTKSWSDLCKAYLQEAKWFHNKIIPPFDKFIENAWISSTAGFILTHTYFLITEDITEQVIHSLTNNDHDLLRSVYTIFRLSNDLGTSKDEIERGETSNSIVSYMHETGLTEENARQYFKTLMEKEWKNLNKYLIMDSIFPKSFVQVVINLVRSGHFIYQHGDGFGRQNTITKNIIMSVLMYPFQLMCHDDVEK
- the LOC106758670 gene encoding isoprene synthase, chloroplastic isoform X1, which translates into the protein MESNVWGLPCSLSSTQAPSISSTKLLRDANKHHTPFRTPPTFNPTSFTHQFIHSLPNNLSRETLQERAAELEEKVRLMMNGTDMKPLSLLELIDDIERLGLFFRFQDWINKALLRLVSIENFKHRTTKSLHETALVFRILRRHGFHVSQDIFMSFKDEEGKFKAEISNDVEGMLSLYEASYLTLEGESLWEANEFSRTHLMSLMEERSMDAKMAEKVRHVLEGLPYHKSCCRLVAQHYINTYDKAEPHNLLLLELAKVEFNMEQSSYQNELKELSRWWWDIGLSGKLKFGRDRLVEIFIWAVAIYPEPQYAICRKVMSKIGILITFLDDIYDIYGTLDELELFTNVFESWNVNFINTLPDYMVLCFLAIYNTVNGLAYDIFKERGINCLPYLTKSWSDLCKAYLQEAKWFHNKIIPPFDKFIENAWISSTAGFILTHTYFLITEDITEQVIHSLTNNDHDLLRSVYTIFRLSNDLGTSKDEMERGETSNSIVSYMHETGLTEENARQYFKTLMEKEWKNLNKYLIMDSIFPKSFVQFVINLAGSGHFVYQYGDGFGRQNDITKSTIKSVLMYPFQLMCHDDVQKIKF